From the genome of Bordetella sp. H567, one region includes:
- a CDS encoding DUF1800 domain-containing protein: MGDDYPRPTPGQASRFLAQATFGPTPADIDRVVALGYAAWLDEQLAMPPSQTHFDWLLSIRADNEANKGNGINAPLESTLWRKFISAPDQVRTRVAFALSEIFVVGVSAITANWPLFGAASFMDTLAEHGLGDFRALLGAVTLNLSMGCMLTYRGNRKEDARTGREPDENYAREVMQLFTIGLYELNPDGTLKLSNGKPIETYGNDDVRGLAKVFTGWDLNGSEENVAFHRRPMALNPALHSMSEKRFLGAAIPAGTGGVASMNKALDVLCAHPNVGPFIGTQLIQRLVTSNPSAAYVGRVAAVFADDGRGRRGNLRAVVRAVLLDPEARFPDLASPTWGKVREPIVRFAAWARAFGATSNNGKWAMPDTTDNTIRLAQSPMRSSSVFNFFRPRYTPPGSPIAERGMVAPELQITDETSVAGYLNFVAIYVDRGWEDLQTSYAAEIAVADDTRVLVDRLVLLMAGDAFDRGTAAEIARAVAAIPAERPRDRVRAAITLVAATPDYLVQR, from the coding sequence TTGGGCGACGACTACCCGAGGCCGACGCCCGGGCAGGCATCGCGTTTTCTCGCGCAGGCCACGTTCGGCCCCACGCCCGCCGACATCGATCGCGTGGTCGCGCTGGGCTATGCCGCGTGGCTGGACGAACAGCTGGCCATGCCGCCCTCACAGACGCATTTCGATTGGCTGCTGTCCATCCGGGCCGACAACGAGGCCAACAAGGGCAACGGCATCAACGCGCCGCTGGAATCGACCCTGTGGCGCAAGTTCATTTCCGCCCCGGACCAGGTCCGCACCCGCGTGGCGTTCGCGCTATCGGAAATCTTCGTGGTCGGCGTGTCCGCCATCACCGCGAACTGGCCGCTGTTCGGCGCCGCCTCCTTCATGGACACGCTGGCCGAACACGGCCTGGGCGACTTCCGTGCCCTGCTGGGCGCCGTGACGCTGAACCTGTCCATGGGCTGCATGCTGACCTATCGCGGCAACCGCAAGGAGGACGCGCGCACCGGCCGCGAGCCCGACGAGAACTATGCGCGCGAAGTCATGCAGCTGTTCACCATCGGCCTGTACGAACTGAACCCCGACGGCACGCTGAAGCTGTCCAACGGCAAGCCCATCGAGACCTATGGCAACGACGACGTGCGCGGCTTGGCCAAGGTGTTCACCGGCTGGGACCTGAACGGCAGCGAGGAAAACGTCGCCTTCCACCGGCGCCCCATGGCCTTGAATCCGGCCTTGCATTCCATGTCGGAAAAGCGCTTCCTGGGGGCGGCGATTCCCGCCGGCACGGGCGGCGTCGCCTCGATGAACAAGGCCCTGGACGTGCTGTGCGCCCATCCCAACGTGGGGCCTTTCATCGGTACGCAGCTGATCCAGCGGCTGGTGACCAGCAATCCCAGTGCGGCCTATGTGGGCCGCGTCGCGGCTGTGTTCGCGGACGACGGGCGTGGCCGCCGCGGCAACCTGCGCGCGGTGGTCAGGGCGGTGCTGCTGGACCCCGAGGCGCGCTTTCCCGACCTGGCTTCGCCGACCTGGGGCAAGGTGCGCGAACCCATCGTGCGCTTCGCCGCGTGGGCGCGCGCCTTCGGGGCGACCTCGAACAACGGCAAGTGGGCCATGCCGGATACCACCGACAACACGATACGCCTGGCACAGAGCCCGATGCGGTCGTCGTCCGTGTTCAATTTCTTCCGGCCGCGCTATACGCCGCCGGGCAGCCCGATCGCCGAACGGGGCATGGTTGCGCCGGAGCTGCAGATCACCGACGAGACCAGCGTGGCCGGGTACTTGAATTTCGTGGCGATCTACGTGGACCGGGGATGGGAGGACCTGCAGACCTCCTATGCCGCCGAGATCGCCGTGGCCGACGACACGCGGGTGCTGGTCGACCGCCTCGTGCTGCTGATGGCCGGGGATGCCTTCGACCGCGGCACGGCGGCGGAGATCGCTCGCGCCGTCGCCGCCATCCCGGCGGAGCGGCCGCGCGATCGCGTGCGCGCCGCGATCACGCTGGTGGCCGCGACGCCCGACTATCTGGTGCAGCGATGA
- a CDS encoding ABC transporter transmembrane domain-containing protein yields MAEEASRYARAEVLRILSRSLWKYRKRAGAALVLLVLAKAFAVAVPVALKMVVDQLSKPGAELVLPVFLLIGYTLLRFAGGLFTELRDIVFSPIAQATVADFNMRIFEHLHRLGARFHANRQTGTLARDVERGTNGIGFLMGTALFTLLPTLVEIGSVVVILVGAYDLWFAGIVGATFAVYATVTYVLTKRRIFYQRMINELDSAAGGRMVDSLLNYESVKVYTNEATESRRLRELLDRWRAIGIDNQRALSTLHICQSAVIALGVGAVMLLAGMKVTGRAMTVGDLVLVNAYIIQICLPLNTLGLVFRQTKEAMINAEQVCTLLRLPPESDPDVPLLPFEPTRGELRFDSVNFSYEPGRQILWDVSLHVPPGGTLAVVGGSGSGKSTLGRLLFHFYEADSGRVCVDGVDVRSVDPTSLRRYLGIVPQDTMLFNDTIAYNIGYGRQGASMADIIEAAKGARLHDFVQSLPAQYDTVVGERGVKLSGGERQRIAIARAILKNPPILLFDEATSALDTRTERAIQAELDRISQGRTTLIIAHRLSTVVDADEIVVLEHGHIVERGKHQDLLARNGIYAQMWALQRQQSELEKAGTRESAQPVNLAALVAAVLDGIRHVIDEKCITLYTELSMENARVTGDPSVLQQTIWDMCLNAIAATPAGGRIELSLRRAQDSARLAVTDGRLPPADAAALGVGEQMNAVLADRPPLDVMHARADIEKFGGRFGTEPSPAGPGRTYWLEMPMRAPSTPTLPLVGPVPPVSLQGASVFLVDDNEEERARVGGALQSAGATVRNFKTGAAVLDTLRDTPAEGWPDVLICDVTLDDMDGYAMVAAVRQLEAERGTSLAHRLPAIAISGHSASEGRLRALMAGYQTHSARPADTQSVIQTTARLMSEKFQSV; encoded by the coding sequence ATGGCAGAGGAAGCATCCCGCTACGCGCGCGCCGAAGTGCTGCGCATCTTGAGCCGGTCTTTATGGAAATACCGCAAGCGCGCGGGCGCGGCCCTGGTGCTGCTGGTGTTGGCCAAGGCCTTTGCGGTGGCCGTCCCCGTCGCCCTGAAAATGGTGGTGGACCAGCTGAGCAAGCCCGGCGCCGAACTGGTGCTGCCGGTCTTCCTGCTCATCGGCTATACGCTGTTGCGCTTCGCCGGCGGCCTGTTCACCGAACTGCGCGACATCGTCTTTTCACCGATCGCGCAGGCCACCGTGGCCGACTTCAATATGCGGATTTTCGAGCACCTGCATCGGCTCGGCGCGCGCTTCCATGCCAATCGCCAGACCGGCACCCTGGCGCGCGACGTCGAGCGCGGCACCAACGGCATCGGCTTCCTGATGGGCACCGCCCTTTTCACGCTGCTGCCCACGCTGGTGGAAATCGGCTCCGTTGTGGTGATCCTGGTCGGCGCCTACGACCTGTGGTTCGCCGGGATCGTTGGCGCCACCTTCGCGGTCTATGCCACCGTCACCTATGTGCTCACCAAGCGCCGCATTTTCTACCAGCGCATGATCAACGAGCTGGATTCCGCCGCCGGCGGTCGCATGGTCGACAGCCTGCTCAACTATGAATCCGTCAAGGTCTACACCAACGAAGCCACCGAATCGCGCCGGCTGCGCGAACTCCTGGACCGCTGGCGCGCCATCGGCATCGACAACCAGCGCGCGCTGTCGACGCTGCACATCTGCCAGAGCGCGGTCATCGCCCTGGGCGTGGGCGCCGTCATGCTGCTGGCCGGGATGAAGGTGACCGGCCGCGCGATGACGGTCGGCGACCTCGTCCTGGTCAACGCCTACATCATCCAGATCTGCCTGCCGCTGAATACCCTGGGACTGGTGTTCCGCCAGACCAAGGAAGCCATGATCAACGCGGAACAGGTGTGCACGCTGCTGCGCCTGCCGCCCGAGAGCGATCCCGATGTCCCGCTGCTTCCCTTCGAACCGACCCGCGGCGAACTGCGGTTCGACAGCGTCAATTTCTCTTATGAACCGGGCCGGCAGATATTGTGGGACGTCAGCCTGCACGTCCCGCCCGGCGGCACGTTGGCGGTGGTGGGCGGCAGCGGCTCGGGGAAATCCACGCTGGGACGCCTGCTCTTCCACTTCTATGAAGCCGATTCCGGGCGGGTCTGCGTGGACGGCGTGGACGTACGATCGGTGGACCCCACCAGCCTGCGCCGCTATCTCGGTATCGTGCCGCAGGACACGATGCTCTTCAACGACACCATCGCGTACAACATCGGCTATGGCAGGCAGGGCGCCTCGATGGCAGATATCATCGAGGCCGCCAAGGGGGCGCGGCTGCACGATTTCGTTCAGAGCCTGCCGGCGCAGTACGACACGGTTGTCGGCGAACGCGGCGTCAAGCTCTCGGGCGGCGAACGCCAGCGCATCGCCATCGCGCGCGCGATCCTGAAGAATCCCCCCATCCTGCTGTTCGACGAGGCGACCTCGGCGCTGGACACGCGTACGGAACGCGCCATCCAGGCCGAACTGGACCGCATCTCGCAAGGCCGCACCACGCTGATCATCGCGCATCGGCTGTCCACCGTCGTGGACGCCGACGAGATCGTCGTGCTCGAGCACGGACACATCGTTGAACGCGGCAAGCACCAGGACCTGCTTGCACGCAACGGCATCTACGCGCAGATGTGGGCCCTGCAGCGGCAGCAGAGCGAATTGGAAAAGGCCGGTACGCGGGAGTCCGCGCAACCCGTCAACCTGGCGGCGCTGGTTGCCGCCGTGCTGGACGGCATACGCCATGTCATCGACGAGAAATGCATCACGCTCTATACGGAACTCAGTATGGAGAATGCCCGCGTGACCGGCGACCCGAGCGTACTGCAGCAGACGATCTGGGACATGTGCCTGAACGCCATCGCGGCCACGCCTGCCGGCGGGCGTATCGAGTTGAGCCTGCGGCGCGCGCAAGACAGCGCGCGCCTGGCCGTCACGGATGGGCGTCTACCGCCGGCCGACGCGGCGGCGCTCGGTGTCGGGGAACAGATGAATGCCGTGCTTGCGGACAGGCCGCCGCTGGACGTGATGCATGCGCGCGCCGACATCGAAAAATTCGGCGGCCGTTTCGGCACCGAGCCGTCGCCGGCCGGACCGGGCCGCACGTATTGGCTCGAGATGCCGATGCGCGCGCCCTCCACGCCCACGCTGCCGCTGGTCGGCCCCGTCCCGCCGGTGTCCCTGCAGGGCGCGAGCGTCTTCCTGGTTGACGACAATGAAGAGGAGCGCGCTCGCGTGGGCGGCGCCTTGCAGAGCGCCGGCGCCACGGTGCGGAACTTCAAGACCGGCGCGGCCGTGCTCGATACGCTGCGCGACACGCCCGCCGAAGGCTGGCCCGATGTGCTGATATGCGACGTCACGCTGGATGACATGGACGGCTACGCCATGGTGGCCGCGGTACGCCAGCTCGAAGCCGAGCGCGGCACCAGCCTCGCGCACCGCTTGCCGGCCATCGCCATCTCCGGCCACTCCGCATCGGAAGGCCGGTTGCGCGCCTTGATGGCGGGCTACCAGACGCACTCCGCGCGGCCCGCGGACACGCAGTCGGTGATCCAGACCACCGCCAGGCTCATGAGTGAGAAGTTCCAAAGCGTGTAA
- a CDS encoding glycosyltransferase, producing the protein MRRIAIVSEHASPLALAGSVDSGGQNIYVAQIARHFARQGHLVDVFTRADSRRLPAEVAWEDNVRVIHVPAGPARQIPKEQLLPYMGAFGDFLLRHFSGHPRRYDIVHANFFMSALAAMPAARACGIPLAVTFHALGRVRRKFQKEADLFPECRFDIEDDIIARADRIIAECPQDRQDMMELYGADPRRISIVPCGYDPAEMLPMDRARARAELGWNDNRFTLLQLGRMVPRKGVDNVIRALSRLRHRHGVDARLCVVGGNSATPSETATPELARLRAIAREEGVLPHVEFTGRRDRLQLRAYYCASDVFVTTPWYEPFGITPLEAMACARPVVGADTGGIRYSVRDGETGWLVPPKDPDALADRLALLARDSLLRHRMGEAGLQRARKHFTWDCVSRQLLDIFEEIMAPATVPDAVPAPADSARAIA; encoded by the coding sequence ATGCGAAGAATCGCCATCGTGAGTGAACACGCGTCGCCCCTGGCGCTGGCCGGCAGCGTCGATAGCGGAGGGCAGAACATCTACGTCGCGCAGATCGCGCGGCACTTTGCCCGGCAGGGCCACCTGGTCGATGTCTTCACCCGCGCGGACAGCAGGCGTCTTCCCGCTGAAGTGGCATGGGAAGACAACGTACGCGTCATCCACGTGCCCGCGGGTCCCGCGCGGCAAATCCCCAAGGAACAGCTGCTGCCCTACATGGGCGCCTTCGGCGATTTCCTGTTGCGCCATTTCTCCGGCCATCCTCGCCGCTATGACATCGTGCATGCCAACTTCTTCATGTCCGCGCTGGCGGCGATGCCGGCAGCGCGCGCATGCGGCATTCCGCTGGCGGTGACCTTCCATGCGCTGGGACGCGTACGCCGCAAGTTCCAGAAAGAAGCCGACCTTTTTCCGGAGTGCCGCTTCGACATCGAGGATGACATCATCGCGCGCGCCGATCGCATCATCGCGGAATGCCCGCAGGACAGGCAGGACATGATGGAACTGTATGGCGCGGATCCGCGCCGCATCTCCATCGTGCCCTGCGGCTACGACCCCGCCGAGATGCTGCCCATGGACCGCGCGCGGGCGCGCGCCGAACTGGGCTGGAACGACAACCGGTTCACCCTGCTGCAGCTGGGCCGCATGGTGCCGCGCAAGGGCGTGGACAACGTGATACGTGCCCTGAGCCGCCTGCGACACCGCCACGGCGTCGATGCGCGCCTGTGCGTGGTGGGCGGCAACAGCGCGACACCGTCGGAAACCGCGACGCCGGAGCTGGCGCGGCTGCGCGCCATCGCGCGCGAGGAAGGCGTGCTGCCACACGTGGAGTTCACGGGACGCCGCGATCGCCTGCAGCTGCGCGCCTACTACTGCGCGAGCGATGTCTTCGTCACGACACCGTGGTACGAACCTTTCGGCATCACGCCGCTGGAAGCCATGGCCTGCGCCCGCCCCGTGGTGGGCGCGGATACCGGCGGCATCCGGTATTCGGTGCGCGATGGCGAAACAGGCTGGCTGGTGCCGCCCAAGGATCCCGACGCACTGGCCGACCGGCTGGCGCTGCTGGCGCGCGACAGCCTGCTGCGCCATCGCATGGGAGAGGCGGGACTGCAACGCGCGCGCAAGCACTTCACCTGGGATTGCGTCAGCCGCCAGTTGCTGGACATCTTCGAAGAAATCATGGCCCCGGCGACCGTGCCGGACGCCGTTCCCGCGCCCGCGGACAGCGCGCGCGCCATCGCCTGA
- a CDS encoding SDR family oxidoreductase, translating to MRDTDSLTLSGRVAIVTGGGSGLGKAICETLADDGVRVVVADYDAGSAQRVAEALPDKRGTALHLDVGNEEQVRDALRQTAERHGRVDILINNAGVDVTAPLEELQVADWERVVRTNLTGPFLVCKYGLDHLGKGGHIVNIASTAARRAWPNASVYHATKWGLMGLSHALHAELRPRGIKVSAVIAGGMRTPFLLDRFPDIDAGTLQDPANVARAVRFLLTQPEETVIPEVMVLPMRETSWP from the coding sequence ATGCGTGATACCGATTCATTGACCCTGTCCGGCCGCGTGGCCATCGTTACCGGCGGCGGCAGCGGCCTGGGCAAGGCCATCTGCGAAACGCTGGCCGATGACGGCGTGCGCGTGGTCGTGGCGGACTACGACGCCGGTTCCGCGCAGCGCGTCGCGGAGGCGCTGCCCGACAAGCGCGGTACGGCCTTGCACCTGGACGTGGGCAACGAGGAACAGGTGCGCGATGCGCTGCGCCAGACTGCGGAACGGCATGGCCGGGTGGACATCCTGATCAACAACGCAGGCGTGGACGTGACCGCCCCGCTGGAAGAACTGCAGGTCGCGGATTGGGAGCGTGTGGTTCGCACCAACCTGACCGGCCCCTTCCTGGTGTGCAAGTACGGCCTGGACCATCTTGGCAAGGGCGGTCACATCGTGAACATCGCGTCCACGGCGGCGCGCCGCGCCTGGCCCAACGCGTCCGTGTACCACGCGACCAAGTGGGGCTTGATGGGCCTGTCCCACGCCCTGCACGCGGAGCTGCGCCCCAGGGGCATCAAGGTGTCGGCCGTCATCGCGGGCGGCATGCGCACGCCCTTTCTGCTGGATCGCTTTCCCGACATCGACGCCGGCACGCTGCAGGATCCGGCCAACGTCGCGCGTGCGGTGCGCTTCCTTCTCACCCAGCCCGAGGAAACCGTCATTCCGGAAGTGATGGTGCTACCCATGCGCGAGACCTCATGGCCATGA
- a CDS encoding D-glycero-alpha-D-manno-heptose-1,7-bisphosphate 7-phosphatase, translated as MAMKPAIFLDKDGTLLVDVPYNVDPSKMEWAPGAREGIALLGRLGHPLIVISNQPGVALGHFDEAALGAVRRRLAVMFRVQGARLEGFYHCPHHPHGTRPGYAVSCLCRKPMPGLLRRAAADHGIDLRASWFVGDILNDVEAGARAGCHTLLLDNGHETEWVRGRWRTPDDVAPDLFMAARLIAQKLRSATVRGKETA; from the coding sequence ATGGCCATGAAGCCGGCAATCTTCCTGGACAAGGACGGCACGCTGCTGGTCGACGTTCCGTATAACGTGGACCCGTCGAAGATGGAGTGGGCCCCCGGCGCGCGCGAAGGGATTGCCCTGCTGGGCAGGCTGGGCCACCCATTGATCGTGATCAGCAACCAGCCCGGCGTGGCCCTGGGCCATTTCGACGAGGCGGCGCTGGGCGCCGTGCGCCGCCGCCTGGCCGTGATGTTCCGCGTCCAGGGAGCGCGCCTGGAGGGCTTCTACCATTGCCCGCACCATCCGCACGGCACGCGGCCCGGCTATGCCGTTTCCTGCCTCTGCCGCAAGCCCATGCCGGGCTTGTTGCGCCGGGCGGCCGCCGACCACGGCATCGACCTGCGCGCATCCTGGTTCGTGGGCGACATCCTGAACGACGTGGAAGCAGGCGCACGCGCGGGCTGCCATACCCTCCTGCTGGACAACGGACACGAGACCGAATGGGTGCGCGGACGATGGCGCACGCCGGACGACGTGGCCCCCGACCTCTTCATGGCCGCCCGCCTGATCGCCCAGAAACTCCGTTCCGCCACTGTGCGCGGCAAGGAGACGGCATGA
- a CDS encoding glycosyltransferase family 9 protein, translating into MSAAARPPEGGAPSLGEAAAQRQEGSSSSAPARPPEGGAPSLGEAAAQRQEGSSSSETPMAAGWDEARNVLCIRLDNMGDVLMTTPAMRALKGALPGRRLTLLASRSGAAIARHVPEIDEVIVYEAAWVKNAGSPPDTYHATVDRLRACRFDAAVIFTVYSQSALPAALMCHAAGIPRVLAYSRENPYHLISDWVREVEPLPEPRHEVQRQLDLVATIGVQAVDTGLSFRVDDADQEGLDRTLRAHGVALSHGWVLAHCGATAESRRYPTALFAQAIDMLAGAGERVILTGSPDERTLVDEVVARSCDPRRLANLAGALTLGEFGALVARARLLVSNNSGPVHIAAALGTPVVDLYALTNPQHTPWQVPHRLLYRDVPCKYCYRSVCPLGHHACLSAVDPSQVAQAAFELLESHARARPPIMIEAA; encoded by the coding sequence ATGAGCGCCGCCGCGCGGCCGCCCGAAGGCGGCGCTCCCTCCCTTGGGGAGGCAGCCGCGCAGCGACAGGAGGGCTCATCATCCAGCGCGCCCGCGCGGCCGCCCGAAGGCGGCGCTCCCTCCCTTGGGGAGGCAGCCGCGCAGCGACAGGAGGGCTCATCGTCCAGCGAGACCCCCATGGCCGCGGGCTGGGACGAGGCGCGCAATGTGCTGTGCATCCGGCTGGACAACATGGGCGATGTCCTGATGACCACGCCGGCGATGAGGGCCTTGAAAGGCGCGTTGCCGGGACGCCGCCTTACCCTGCTGGCATCCCGCTCCGGCGCCGCGATCGCGCGCCACGTACCGGAAATCGACGAGGTCATCGTCTACGAGGCGGCATGGGTGAAGAATGCCGGCAGCCCCCCGGACACCTACCACGCGACCGTCGATCGGCTGCGCGCCTGCCGCTTCGATGCCGCCGTCATTTTCACGGTCTACAGCCAGAGCGCTCTGCCGGCCGCCTTGATGTGCCACGCGGCGGGCATCCCGCGAGTGCTGGCCTACAGCCGCGAGAATCCTTATCACCTGATCAGCGACTGGGTGCGTGAGGTCGAGCCGCTGCCCGAACCGCGGCACGAAGTACAGCGCCAGCTGGATCTGGTCGCGACGATAGGCGTGCAGGCCGTCGACACCGGCCTGTCCTTTCGCGTCGACGACGCCGACCAGGAAGGGCTGGACAGGACACTGCGCGCGCACGGCGTTGCGCTGTCGCACGGCTGGGTACTGGCGCATTGCGGCGCGACGGCCGAATCGCGCCGCTACCCCACGGCGCTGTTCGCGCAGGCCATCGACATGCTGGCGGGCGCGGGCGAACGCGTCATCCTGACCGGCTCGCCCGACGAGCGCACCCTGGTGGACGAGGTCGTGGCACGCAGCTGCGATCCACGCAGGCTGGCGAACCTGGCCGGCGCGCTCACGCTGGGGGAGTTCGGCGCCCTGGTCGCGCGCGCACGCCTGCTGGTGTCGAACAATAGCGGCCCGGTCCATATCGCCGCGGCCCTGGGCACGCCGGTGGTGGACCTCTACGCCCTGACCAATCCCCAGCACACGCCCTGGCAGGTGCCCCATCGGCTGCTGTATCGCGATGTGCCTTGCAAGTATTGCTACCGCAGCGTCTGCCCGCTGGGCCACCACGCCTGCCTGAGCGCCGTGGATCCCTCGCAGGTGGCCCAGGCGGCATTCGAACTGCTGGAAAGCCATGCGCGTGCACGGCCGCCGATCATGATCGAGGCGGCGTAG
- a CDS encoding carbamoyltransferase family protein: MYTLGINAAFHDCSATLVRDGVVLAAAEEERFTRVKHGKRPVPFTTWQLPYHAIDYCLAHAGIALHEVDHVAYSFDPTLLVGARSLPETIALPLEPSRQPRGPDGQSPWDPLFLSYIVNAPRQLIGGAPHHLRKRFEGLTLEQLQSRWHFVEHHLSHEASAFLAAPCDDCAVLTMDGRGERATTSYGHFSKGRYRRLKQIDLPNSLGLLYEDVTEYLGFLRSSDEYKVMALASYGKPEHVDLFRQIVRLDKEGGYLIEPMNLVSRFGPARKYGAPFEQRHMDIAHSLQKVLEETALHMARWLHAQTGARHLSMAGGVALNCVMNARIEAEGPFESVWVQPAAGDAGTSLGAALWVDYERRESPGRHWTMQHAYLGPEYADEEIERLLDRSRLAYRRLDNVAEEAAELLAQEKILGWFQGRMEFGPRALGARSILASPLDTAMQARLNGLKDREDFRPVAPVVMEERAHEWFDARGAARICAPFMLFVYDVLPHRERQIPAVRHIDGTARVQTVRRDQHALYYDLLAAFERRTGVPVLVNTSFNTRGLPVVCSPRDALESFWTSPLDALVIGSYVVEKPV; the protein is encoded by the coding sequence ATGTATACATTGGGCATCAATGCCGCGTTTCACGACTGTTCCGCCACGCTGGTGCGCGATGGCGTCGTGCTGGCGGCGGCGGAAGAAGAGCGTTTCACCCGCGTGAAGCACGGCAAGCGGCCGGTGCCTTTCACCACATGGCAACTGCCCTATCATGCCATCGATTACTGCTTGGCCCATGCCGGCATCGCCTTGCATGAGGTGGACCATGTCGCGTACTCCTTCGATCCCACGTTGCTGGTCGGCGCGCGCAGCCTGCCGGAGACCATCGCGCTTCCCCTGGAACCCTCCCGCCAGCCGCGCGGGCCGGACGGCCAATCGCCCTGGGATCCCCTGTTCCTTTCCTACATCGTCAATGCGCCGCGGCAGTTGATCGGCGGCGCGCCGCACCACCTGCGCAAGCGCTTCGAGGGCCTGACGCTGGAACAGCTGCAAAGCCGCTGGCATTTCGTGGAGCATCACCTCTCGCATGAGGCCAGCGCCTTCCTGGCGGCGCCCTGCGACGACTGCGCCGTGCTGACCATGGACGGCCGCGGTGAACGCGCGACCACCAGCTACGGGCATTTCTCGAAGGGGCGCTATCGCCGGCTGAAGCAGATCGACCTGCCCAATTCGCTCGGGCTGCTGTACGAGGACGTCACCGAGTACCTGGGATTCCTGCGCTCGTCCGACGAATACAAGGTCATGGCGCTGGCGTCCTACGGCAAGCCGGAGCACGTGGACCTGTTCCGGCAGATCGTGCGGCTGGACAAGGAGGGCGGCTACCTCATCGAGCCGATGAATCTGGTAAGCCGCTTCGGCCCCGCCCGCAAGTACGGCGCGCCGTTCGAACAGCGGCATATGGATATCGCGCATTCGCTGCAAAAGGTGCTGGAGGAAACCGCCCTGCACATGGCGCGGTGGCTGCACGCGCAGACAGGCGCGCGCCACCTGAGCATGGCCGGCGGCGTGGCGCTGAACTGCGTGATGAACGCACGCATCGAGGCGGAAGGTCCCTTCGAATCGGTATGGGTACAGCCCGCGGCGGGCGATGCCGGCACCTCGCTGGGCGCGGCCTTGTGGGTGGACTACGAGCGGCGCGAGTCGCCGGGACGCCACTGGACGATGCAGCACGCCTACCTGGGACCCGAGTATGCCGATGAGGAAATCGAGCGGCTGCTCGATCGTTCGCGGCTGGCCTATCGTCGGCTGGACAATGTGGCGGAGGAGGCGGCCGAGCTGCTGGCCCAGGAAAAAATCCTGGGCTGGTTCCAGGGCCGCATGGAATTCGGCCCGCGCGCGCTCGGTGCGCGCTCCATACTGGCCTCTCCCCTGGACACCGCCATGCAGGCCAGGCTGAACGGATTGAAGGACCGCGAGGACTTCCGCCCGGTCGCGCCCGTCGTCATGGAAGAACGCGCGCACGAATGGTTCGATGCGCGCGGCGCCGCGCGCATCTGCGCCCCCTTCATGCTGTTCGTCTACGACGTCCTGCCGCATCGCGAGCGGCAGATACCCGCCGTCCGGCACATCGACGGCACGGCGCGCGTGCAAACCGTGCGGCGCGACCAGCACGCGCTGTACTACGACCTGCTGGCCGCCTTCGAGCGGCGCACGGGAGTACCGGTGCTGGTGAACACTTCGTTCAATACGCGGGGCCTGCCCGTGGTGTGCTCGCCGCGCGATGCACTGGAGTCCTTCTGGACCTCGCCGTTGGACGCGCTGGTCATCGGCAGCTACGTCGTGGAAAAGCCGGTATGA
- a CDS encoding glycosyltransferase family 2 protein: MRAEATPRISVVVPTYRRPDLLERCLGALLRQTLPSADYEIIVCDDGPSDAARQTVSKMTPVAGGPSVRYIPVTATQGPAGARNAGWRHARAELIAFTDDDTVPDPAWLAAGLAAFRPGVDALSGRIVMPLPPNPTDYELDASRLQDAEFATANVFLRRAALEHVGGFDPRFRLAWREDSDLHFALMEHGLRIERAPQAIVVHPIRPGAFGVGMGMQRKIVFDTLLYKKHPRLYRERIRPHPPWFYLSVTALLLLALGALAAGWLPGGVAALAAWAALTGWFSLRRLRGTRRTPDHIAEIVVTSAAIPPLSIFWRVVGSLRYRAGFP; this comes from the coding sequence ATGCGTGCAGAAGCCACACCCCGGATATCCGTGGTGGTTCCCACTTACCGCCGCCCCGACCTGCTCGAGCGCTGCCTGGGCGCACTGTTGCGCCAGACGCTGCCGTCGGCGGACTATGAAATCATCGTCTGCGACGACGGCCCCAGCGACGCCGCCCGCCAGACCGTCAGCAAGATGACACCCGTGGCCGGCGGACCCTCCGTGCGCTACATCCCGGTAACGGCCACCCAGGGCCCGGCGGGCGCGCGCAATGCCGGATGGCGCCACGCCCGCGCGGAGCTGATCGCCTTCACCGACGACGACACGGTTCCCGACCCGGCGTGGCTGGCCGCGGGCCTGGCCGCCTTCCGGCCCGGTGTCGACGCGCTGTCTGGCCGCATCGTCATGCCGCTGCCGCCCAACCCCACCGACTACGAGCTGGACGCCAGCCGGCTGCAGGACGCGGAGTTCGCGACGGCGAACGTGTTCCTGCGGCGCGCCGCCCTGGAGCACGTCGGCGGCTTCGACCCCCGCTTCCGCCTGGCCTGGCGCGAGGACTCGGACCTGCATTTCGCGCTGATGGAGCACGGCCTGCGCATCGAGCGCGCGCCGCAGGCCATCGTCGTGCATCCCATCCGCCCGGGCGCCTTCGGCGTCGGCATGGGCATGCAGCGCAAGATCGTCTTCGACACCCTGCTGTACAAGAAACATCCCAGGCTGTATCGCGAACGCATCCGGCCGCACCCGCCGTGGTTCTATCTGTCCGTGACGGCGCTGCTGCTGCTGGCGCTGGGCGCGCTTGCGGCCGGCTGGCTGCCCGGCGGCGTGGCGGCCCTGGCGGCTTGGGCGGCGCTGACGGGATGGTTCAGCCTGCGGCGCCTGCGCGGCACGCGCCGCACACCGGATCACATCGCGGAAATCGTCGTGACCTCCGCCGCCATCCCGCCGCTGTCCATTTTCTGGCGCGTCGTCGGTTCGCTGCGCTATCGGGCGGGGTTCCCATGA